A genomic stretch from Microtus pennsylvanicus isolate mMicPen1 chromosome 11, mMicPen1.hap1, whole genome shotgun sequence includes:
- the Traf7 gene encoding E3 ubiquitin-protein ligase TRAF7 isoform X6, whose product MSSAKSARYNRFSGGPANLPSPDSSGVRETRMETTFGPTFSTVTTITKAADGTSTYKQHRRTPSSSSTLAYSPRDEEDSMEPLVFAEQPSVKLCCQLCCNVFKDPVITTCGHTFCRRCALKSEKCPVDNAKLTVVVNNIAVAEQIGELFIHCRHGCHAAGTGKPGVFEVDPRGCPFTIKLSARKDHESSCDYRPVRCPNNPSCPPLLKMNLEAHLKECEHIKCPHSKYGCTFIGNQDTYETHLETCRFEGLKEFLQQTDDRFHEMHVALAQKDQEIAFLRSMLGKLSEKIDQLEKSLELKFDVLDENQSKLSEDLMEFRRDASMLNDELSHINARLNMGILGSYDPQQIFKCKGTFVGHQGPVWCLCVYSMGDLLFSGSSDKTIKVWDTCTTYKCQKTLEGHDGIVLALCIQGCKLYSGSADCTIIVWDIQNLQKVNTIRAHDNPVCTLVSSHNMLFSGSLKAIKVWDIVGTELKLKKELTGLNHWVRALVAAQSYLYSGSYQTIKIWDIRTLDCIHVLQTSGGSVYSIAVTNHHIVCGTYENLIHVWDIESKEQVRTLTGHVGTVYALAVISTPDQTKVFSASYDRSLRVWSMDNMICTQTLLRHQGSVTALAVSRGRLFSGAVDSTVKVWTC is encoded by the exons ATGAGCTCAGCCAAGAGTGCCCGCTACAACCGCTTCTCTGGGGGGCCTGCCAATCTTCCCTCCCCAGACAGCAGTGGGGTAAGAGAG ACCAGAATGGAAACGACCTTTGGGCCTACCTTTTCGaccgtcaccaccatcaccaaag CGGCTGATGGGACCAGCACATACAAACAGCATCGCAGGACACCGTCCTCCTCTAGCACCCTTGCCTATTCGCCACGGGATGAAGAGGACAGCATG GAACCGCTGGTATTTGCTGAGCAGCCCTCGGTAAAACTGTGTTGCCAGCTCTGCTGCAATGTGTTCAAGGACCCTGTGATCACTACCTGCGGG CACACGTTCTGTAGACGATGCGCCTTGAAGTCAG AGAAGTGTCCCGTGGATAATGCCAAGCTGACCGTGGTGGTGAACAACATTGCAGTGGCTGAGCAGATTGGAGAGCTCTTCATCCATTGTCGGCATGGTTGCCATGCAGCAGGCACTGGGAAGCCTGGTGTCTTTGAGGTAGACCCGAGGGGCTGCCCCTTCACCATCAAGCTTAGTGCCCGGAA GGACCACGAGAGTAGCTGTGACTACAGGCCTGTGCGCTGCCCCAACAACCCCAGCTGCCCTCCCCTTCTCAAGATGAACCTAGAGGCCCACCTGAAGGAATGCGAGCACATCAAGTGTCCCCACTCTAAGTACGG GTGCACATTTATCGGGAACCAGGACACATATGAGACTCACTTGGAAACATGCCGCTTTGAGGGCCTGAAGGAGTTCCTGCAGCAAACTGATGATCGCTTCCATGAGATGCATGTGGCGCTGGCCCAGAAGGACCAGGAGATCGCCTTCCTGCGCTCCATGCTGGGCAAGCTCTCGGAGAAGATTGACCAGCTGGAGAAGAGCCTTGAGCTCAAGTTTG ATGTCCTTGATGAGAACCAGAGCAAGCTCAGTGAAGACCTCATGGAGTTCCGGAGGGATGCGTCCATGCTGAAT GATGAGTTGTCTCACATCAATGCACGCCTGAACATGGGTATCCTTGGAT CCTATGACCCTCAGCAAATCTTCAAGTGCAAAGGGACCTTTGTGGGCCACCAGGGCCCTGTCTGGTGTCTCTGTGTCTATTCCATGGGTGACCTACTCTTCAGTGGCTCTTCTGACAAGACGATCAAG GTGTGGGACACGTGTACCACCTACAAGTGCCAAAAGACACTGGAGGGCCATGATGGTATTGTGCTGGCGCTCTGCATCCAAGG GTGCAAACTGTACAGTGGATCTGCAGACTGCACCATCATT GTGTGGGACATCCAGAACCTGCAGAAGGTGAACACCATCCGGGCCCACGACAACCCTGTGTGCACCCTGGTATCCTCCCATAACATGCTCTTCAGTGGCTCTCTGAAGGCCATCAAG GTCTGGGACATCGTGGGCACTGAGCTAAAGTTGAAGAAGGAGCTCACAGGCCTCAACCATTGGGTGCGGGCCCTAGTGGCAGCACAGAGCTATCTGTACAGCGGCTCTTACCAGACAATCAAG ATCTGGGACATTCGGACCCTTGACTGCATCCATGTCCTGCAGACATCTGGCGGCAGTGTCTATTCCATTGCTGTGACGAATCACCACATTGTCTGTGGCACCTATGAGAACCTCATTCAT GTATGGGACATTGAATCCAAAGAGCAGGTGCGGACCCTAACGGGCCATGTGGGCACAGTATATGCCCTGGCAGTCATTTCAACACCAGACCAGACCAAAGTCTTCAGTGCATCCTATGACCGGTCCCTCAGG GTCTGGAGTATGGACAACATGATCTGCACGCAGACGCTGCTGCGCCATCAAGGCAGTGTAACTGCACTGGCTGTTTCCCGGGGCCGGCTCTTCTCAGGGGCAGTGGATAGCACTGTGAAG GTTTGGACATGCTAA
- the Traf7 gene encoding E3 ubiquitin-protein ligase TRAF7 isoform X7 yields the protein MSSAKSARYNRFSGGPANLPSPDSSGTRMETTFGPTFSTVTTITKAADGTSTYKQHRRTPSSSSTLAYSPRDEEDSMEPLVFAEQPSVKLCCQLCCNVFKDPVITTCGHTFCRRCALKSEKCPVDNAKLTVVVNNIAVAEQIGELFIHCRHGCHAAGTGKPGVFEVDPRGCPFTIKLSARKDHESSCDYRPVRCPNNPSCPPLLKMNLEAHLKECEHIKCPHSKYGCTFIGNQDTYETHLETCRFEGLKEFLQQTDDRFHEMHVALAQKDQEIAFLRSMLGKLSEKIDQLEKSLELKFDVLDENQSKLSEDLMEFRRDASMLNDELSHINARLNMGILGSYDPQQIFKCKGTFVGHQGPVWCLCVYSMGDLLFSGSSDKTIKVWDTCTTYKCQKTLEGHDGIVLALCIQGCKLYSGSADCTIIVWDIQNLQKVNTIRAHDNPVCTLVSSHNMLFSGSLKAIKVWDIVGTELKLKKELTGLNHWVRALVAAQSYLYSGSYQTIKIWDIRTLDCIHVLQTSGGSVYSIAVTNHHIVCGTYENLIHVWDIESKEQVRTLTGHVGTVYALAVISTPDQTKVFSASYDRSLRVWSMDNMICTQTLLRHQGSVTALAVSRGRLFSGAVDSTVKVWTC from the exons ATGAGCTCAGCCAAGAGTGCCCGCTACAACCGCTTCTCTGGGGGGCCTGCCAATCTTCCCTCCCCAGACAGCAGTGGG ACCAGAATGGAAACGACCTTTGGGCCTACCTTTTCGaccgtcaccaccatcaccaaag CGGCTGATGGGACCAGCACATACAAACAGCATCGCAGGACACCGTCCTCCTCTAGCACCCTTGCCTATTCGCCACGGGATGAAGAGGACAGCATG GAACCGCTGGTATTTGCTGAGCAGCCCTCGGTAAAACTGTGTTGCCAGCTCTGCTGCAATGTGTTCAAGGACCCTGTGATCACTACCTGCGGG CACACGTTCTGTAGACGATGCGCCTTGAAGTCAG AGAAGTGTCCCGTGGATAATGCCAAGCTGACCGTGGTGGTGAACAACATTGCAGTGGCTGAGCAGATTGGAGAGCTCTTCATCCATTGTCGGCATGGTTGCCATGCAGCAGGCACTGGGAAGCCTGGTGTCTTTGAGGTAGACCCGAGGGGCTGCCCCTTCACCATCAAGCTTAGTGCCCGGAA GGACCACGAGAGTAGCTGTGACTACAGGCCTGTGCGCTGCCCCAACAACCCCAGCTGCCCTCCCCTTCTCAAGATGAACCTAGAGGCCCACCTGAAGGAATGCGAGCACATCAAGTGTCCCCACTCTAAGTACGG GTGCACATTTATCGGGAACCAGGACACATATGAGACTCACTTGGAAACATGCCGCTTTGAGGGCCTGAAGGAGTTCCTGCAGCAAACTGATGATCGCTTCCATGAGATGCATGTGGCGCTGGCCCAGAAGGACCAGGAGATCGCCTTCCTGCGCTCCATGCTGGGCAAGCTCTCGGAGAAGATTGACCAGCTGGAGAAGAGCCTTGAGCTCAAGTTTG ATGTCCTTGATGAGAACCAGAGCAAGCTCAGTGAAGACCTCATGGAGTTCCGGAGGGATGCGTCCATGCTGAAT GATGAGTTGTCTCACATCAATGCACGCCTGAACATGGGTATCCTTGGAT CCTATGACCCTCAGCAAATCTTCAAGTGCAAAGGGACCTTTGTGGGCCACCAGGGCCCTGTCTGGTGTCTCTGTGTCTATTCCATGGGTGACCTACTCTTCAGTGGCTCTTCTGACAAGACGATCAAG GTGTGGGACACGTGTACCACCTACAAGTGCCAAAAGACACTGGAGGGCCATGATGGTATTGTGCTGGCGCTCTGCATCCAAGG GTGCAAACTGTACAGTGGATCTGCAGACTGCACCATCATT GTGTGGGACATCCAGAACCTGCAGAAGGTGAACACCATCCGGGCCCACGACAACCCTGTGTGCACCCTGGTATCCTCCCATAACATGCTCTTCAGTGGCTCTCTGAAGGCCATCAAG GTCTGGGACATCGTGGGCACTGAGCTAAAGTTGAAGAAGGAGCTCACAGGCCTCAACCATTGGGTGCGGGCCCTAGTGGCAGCACAGAGCTATCTGTACAGCGGCTCTTACCAGACAATCAAG ATCTGGGACATTCGGACCCTTGACTGCATCCATGTCCTGCAGACATCTGGCGGCAGTGTCTATTCCATTGCTGTGACGAATCACCACATTGTCTGTGGCACCTATGAGAACCTCATTCAT GTATGGGACATTGAATCCAAAGAGCAGGTGCGGACCCTAACGGGCCATGTGGGCACAGTATATGCCCTGGCAGTCATTTCAACACCAGACCAGACCAAAGTCTTCAGTGCATCCTATGACCGGTCCCTCAGG GTCTGGAGTATGGACAACATGATCTGCACGCAGACGCTGCTGCGCCATCAAGGCAGTGTAACTGCACTGGCTGTTTCCCGGGGCCGGCTCTTCTCAGGGGCAGTGGATAGCACTGTGAAG GTTTGGACATGCTAA
- the Traf7 gene encoding E3 ubiquitin-protein ligase TRAF7 isoform X8, which yields MSSAKSARYNRFSGGPANLPSPDSSGTRMETTFGPTFSTVTTITKAADGTSTYKQHRRTPSSSSTLAYSPRDEEDSMEPLVFAEQPSVKLCCQLCCNVFKDPVITTCGHTFCRRCALKSEKCPVDNAKLTVVVNNIAVAEQIGELFIHCRHGCHAAGTGKPGVFEVDPRGCPFTIKLSARKDHESSCDYRPVRCPNNPSCPPLLKMNLEAHLKECEHIKCPHSKCTFIGNQDTYETHLETCRFEGLKEFLQQTDDRFHEMHVALAQKDQEIAFLRSMLGKLSEKIDQLEKSLELKFDVLDENQSKLSEDLMEFRRDASMLNDELSHINARLNMGILGSYDPQQIFKCKGTFVGHQGPVWCLCVYSMGDLLFSGSSDKTIKVWDTCTTYKCQKTLEGHDGIVLALCIQGCKLYSGSADCTIIVWDIQNLQKVNTIRAHDNPVCTLVSSHNMLFSGSLKAIKVWDIVGTELKLKKELTGLNHWVRALVAAQSYLYSGSYQTIKIWDIRTLDCIHVLQTSGGSVYSIAVTNHHIVCGTYENLIHVWDIESKEQVRTLTGHVGTVYALAVISTPDQTKVFSASYDRSLRVWSMDNMICTQTLLRHQGSVTALAVSRGRLFSGAVDSTVKVWTC from the exons ATGAGCTCAGCCAAGAGTGCCCGCTACAACCGCTTCTCTGGGGGGCCTGCCAATCTTCCCTCCCCAGACAGCAGTGGG ACCAGAATGGAAACGACCTTTGGGCCTACCTTTTCGaccgtcaccaccatcaccaaag CGGCTGATGGGACCAGCACATACAAACAGCATCGCAGGACACCGTCCTCCTCTAGCACCCTTGCCTATTCGCCACGGGATGAAGAGGACAGCATG GAACCGCTGGTATTTGCTGAGCAGCCCTCGGTAAAACTGTGTTGCCAGCTCTGCTGCAATGTGTTCAAGGACCCTGTGATCACTACCTGCGGG CACACGTTCTGTAGACGATGCGCCTTGAAGTCAG AGAAGTGTCCCGTGGATAATGCCAAGCTGACCGTGGTGGTGAACAACATTGCAGTGGCTGAGCAGATTGGAGAGCTCTTCATCCATTGTCGGCATGGTTGCCATGCAGCAGGCACTGGGAAGCCTGGTGTCTTTGAGGTAGACCCGAGGGGCTGCCCCTTCACCATCAAGCTTAGTGCCCGGAA GGACCACGAGAGTAGCTGTGACTACAGGCCTGTGCGCTGCCCCAACAACCCCAGCTGCCCTCCCCTTCTCAAGATGAACCTAGAGGCCCACCTGAAGGAATGCGAGCACATCAAGTGTCCCCACTCTAA GTGCACATTTATCGGGAACCAGGACACATATGAGACTCACTTGGAAACATGCCGCTTTGAGGGCCTGAAGGAGTTCCTGCAGCAAACTGATGATCGCTTCCATGAGATGCATGTGGCGCTGGCCCAGAAGGACCAGGAGATCGCCTTCCTGCGCTCCATGCTGGGCAAGCTCTCGGAGAAGATTGACCAGCTGGAGAAGAGCCTTGAGCTCAAGTTTG ATGTCCTTGATGAGAACCAGAGCAAGCTCAGTGAAGACCTCATGGAGTTCCGGAGGGATGCGTCCATGCTGAAT GATGAGTTGTCTCACATCAATGCACGCCTGAACATGGGTATCCTTGGAT CCTATGACCCTCAGCAAATCTTCAAGTGCAAAGGGACCTTTGTGGGCCACCAGGGCCCTGTCTGGTGTCTCTGTGTCTATTCCATGGGTGACCTACTCTTCAGTGGCTCTTCTGACAAGACGATCAAG GTGTGGGACACGTGTACCACCTACAAGTGCCAAAAGACACTGGAGGGCCATGATGGTATTGTGCTGGCGCTCTGCATCCAAGG GTGCAAACTGTACAGTGGATCTGCAGACTGCACCATCATT GTGTGGGACATCCAGAACCTGCAGAAGGTGAACACCATCCGGGCCCACGACAACCCTGTGTGCACCCTGGTATCCTCCCATAACATGCTCTTCAGTGGCTCTCTGAAGGCCATCAAG GTCTGGGACATCGTGGGCACTGAGCTAAAGTTGAAGAAGGAGCTCACAGGCCTCAACCATTGGGTGCGGGCCCTAGTGGCAGCACAGAGCTATCTGTACAGCGGCTCTTACCAGACAATCAAG ATCTGGGACATTCGGACCCTTGACTGCATCCATGTCCTGCAGACATCTGGCGGCAGTGTCTATTCCATTGCTGTGACGAATCACCACATTGTCTGTGGCACCTATGAGAACCTCATTCAT GTATGGGACATTGAATCCAAAGAGCAGGTGCGGACCCTAACGGGCCATGTGGGCACAGTATATGCCCTGGCAGTCATTTCAACACCAGACCAGACCAAAGTCTTCAGTGCATCCTATGACCGGTCCCTCAGG GTCTGGAGTATGGACAACATGATCTGCACGCAGACGCTGCTGCGCCATCAAGGCAGTGTAACTGCACTGGCTGTTTCCCGGGGCCGGCTCTTCTCAGGGGCAGTGGATAGCACTGTGAAG GTTTGGACATGCTAA
- the Traf7 gene encoding E3 ubiquitin-protein ligase TRAF7 isoform X9, protein MGPAHTNSIAGHRPPLAPLPIRHGMKRTAWAQPPDRLPPSVQPPINTPRRSDSAISVRSLHSESSMSLRSTFSLPEEEEEPEPLVFAEQPSVKLCCQLCCNVFKDPVITTCGHTFCRRCALKSEKCPVDNAKLTVVVNNIAVAEQIGELFIHCRHGCHAAGTGKPGVFEVDPRGCPFTIKLSARKDHESSCDYRPVRCPNNPSCPPLLKMNLEAHLKECEHIKCPHSKYGCTFIGNQDTYETHLETCRFEGLKEFLQQTDDRFHEMHVALAQKDQEIAFLRSMLGKLSEKIDQLEKSLELKFDVLDENQSKLSEDLMEFRRDASMLNDELSHINARLNMGILGSYDPQQIFKCKGTFVGHQGPVWCLCVYSMGDLLFSGSSDKTIKVWDTCTTYKCQKTLEGHDGIVLALCIQGCKLYSGSADCTIIVWDIQNLQKVNTIRAHDNPVCTLVSSHNMLFSGSLKAIKVWDIVGTELKLKKELTGLNHWVRALVAAQSYLYSGSYQTIKIWDIRTLDCIHVLQTSGGSVYSIAVTNHHIVCGTYENLIHVWDIESKEQVRTLTGHVGTVYALAVISTPDQTKVFSASYDRSLRVWSMDNMICTQTLLRHQGSVTALAVSRGRLFSGAVDSTVKVWTC, encoded by the exons ATGGGACCAGCACATACAAACAGCATCGCAGGACACCGTCCTCCTCTAGCACCCTTGCCTATTCGCCACGGGATGAAGAGGACAGCATG GGCTCAACCCCCTGATAGGCTGCCTCCATCTGTGCAGCCCCCTATCAACACTCCTCGCCGCTCTGACTCAGCCATCTCTGTCCGCTCCCTACACTCCGAGTCCAGCATGTCCCTGCGCTCCACATTCTCGCtgcctgaggaggaggaggagccg GAACCGCTGGTATTTGCTGAGCAGCCCTCGGTAAAACTGTGTTGCCAGCTCTGCTGCAATGTGTTCAAGGACCCTGTGATCACTACCTGCGGG CACACGTTCTGTAGACGATGCGCCTTGAAGTCAG AGAAGTGTCCCGTGGATAATGCCAAGCTGACCGTGGTGGTGAACAACATTGCAGTGGCTGAGCAGATTGGAGAGCTCTTCATCCATTGTCGGCATGGTTGCCATGCAGCAGGCACTGGGAAGCCTGGTGTCTTTGAGGTAGACCCGAGGGGCTGCCCCTTCACCATCAAGCTTAGTGCCCGGAA GGACCACGAGAGTAGCTGTGACTACAGGCCTGTGCGCTGCCCCAACAACCCCAGCTGCCCTCCCCTTCTCAAGATGAACCTAGAGGCCCACCTGAAGGAATGCGAGCACATCAAGTGTCCCCACTCTAAGTACGG GTGCACATTTATCGGGAACCAGGACACATATGAGACTCACTTGGAAACATGCCGCTTTGAGGGCCTGAAGGAGTTCCTGCAGCAAACTGATGATCGCTTCCATGAGATGCATGTGGCGCTGGCCCAGAAGGACCAGGAGATCGCCTTCCTGCGCTCCATGCTGGGCAAGCTCTCGGAGAAGATTGACCAGCTGGAGAAGAGCCTTGAGCTCAAGTTTG ATGTCCTTGATGAGAACCAGAGCAAGCTCAGTGAAGACCTCATGGAGTTCCGGAGGGATGCGTCCATGCTGAAT GATGAGTTGTCTCACATCAATGCACGCCTGAACATGGGTATCCTTGGAT CCTATGACCCTCAGCAAATCTTCAAGTGCAAAGGGACCTTTGTGGGCCACCAGGGCCCTGTCTGGTGTCTCTGTGTCTATTCCATGGGTGACCTACTCTTCAGTGGCTCTTCTGACAAGACGATCAAG GTGTGGGACACGTGTACCACCTACAAGTGCCAAAAGACACTGGAGGGCCATGATGGTATTGTGCTGGCGCTCTGCATCCAAGG GTGCAAACTGTACAGTGGATCTGCAGACTGCACCATCATT GTGTGGGACATCCAGAACCTGCAGAAGGTGAACACCATCCGGGCCCACGACAACCCTGTGTGCACCCTGGTATCCTCCCATAACATGCTCTTCAGTGGCTCTCTGAAGGCCATCAAG GTCTGGGACATCGTGGGCACTGAGCTAAAGTTGAAGAAGGAGCTCACAGGCCTCAACCATTGGGTGCGGGCCCTAGTGGCAGCACAGAGCTATCTGTACAGCGGCTCTTACCAGACAATCAAG ATCTGGGACATTCGGACCCTTGACTGCATCCATGTCCTGCAGACATCTGGCGGCAGTGTCTATTCCATTGCTGTGACGAATCACCACATTGTCTGTGGCACCTATGAGAACCTCATTCAT GTATGGGACATTGAATCCAAAGAGCAGGTGCGGACCCTAACGGGCCATGTGGGCACAGTATATGCCCTGGCAGTCATTTCAACACCAGACCAGACCAAAGTCTTCAGTGCATCCTATGACCGGTCCCTCAGG GTCTGGAGTATGGACAACATGATCTGCACGCAGACGCTGCTGCGCCATCAAGGCAGTGTAACTGCACTGGCTGTTTCCCGGGGCCGGCTCTTCTCAGGGGCAGTGGATAGCACTGTGAAG GTTTGGACATGCTAA
- the Traf7 gene encoding E3 ubiquitin-protein ligase TRAF7 isoform X10 gives MSLRSTFSLPEEEEEPEPLVFAEQPSVKLCCQLCCNVFKDPVITTCGHTFCRRCALKSEKCPVDNAKLTVVVNNIAVAEQIGELFIHCRHGCHAAGTGKPGVFEVDPRGCPFTIKLSARKDHESSCDYRPVRCPNNPSCPPLLKMNLEAHLKECEHIKCPHSKYGCTFIGNQDTYETHLETCRFEGLKEFLQQTDDRFHEMHVALAQKDQEIAFLRSMLGKLSEKIDQLEKSLELKFDVLDENQSKLSEDLMEFRRDASMLNDELSHINARLNMGILGSYDPQQIFKCKGTFVGHQGPVWCLCVYSMGDLLFSGSSDKTIKVWDTCTTYKCQKTLEGHDGIVLALCIQGCKLYSGSADCTIIVWDIQNLQKVNTIRAHDNPVCTLVSSHNMLFSGSLKAIKVWDIVGTELKLKKELTGLNHWVRALVAAQSYLYSGSYQTIKIWDIRTLDCIHVLQTSGGSVYSIAVTNHHIVCGTYENLIHVWDIESKEQVRTLTGHVGTVYALAVISTPDQTKVFSASYDRSLRVWSMDNMICTQTLLRHQGSVTALAVSRGRLFSGAVDSTVKVWTC, from the exons ATGTCCCTGCGCTCCACATTCTCGCtgcctgaggaggaggaggagccg GAACCGCTGGTATTTGCTGAGCAGCCCTCGGTAAAACTGTGTTGCCAGCTCTGCTGCAATGTGTTCAAGGACCCTGTGATCACTACCTGCGGG CACACGTTCTGTAGACGATGCGCCTTGAAGTCAG AGAAGTGTCCCGTGGATAATGCCAAGCTGACCGTGGTGGTGAACAACATTGCAGTGGCTGAGCAGATTGGAGAGCTCTTCATCCATTGTCGGCATGGTTGCCATGCAGCAGGCACTGGGAAGCCTGGTGTCTTTGAGGTAGACCCGAGGGGCTGCCCCTTCACCATCAAGCTTAGTGCCCGGAA GGACCACGAGAGTAGCTGTGACTACAGGCCTGTGCGCTGCCCCAACAACCCCAGCTGCCCTCCCCTTCTCAAGATGAACCTAGAGGCCCACCTGAAGGAATGCGAGCACATCAAGTGTCCCCACTCTAAGTACGG GTGCACATTTATCGGGAACCAGGACACATATGAGACTCACTTGGAAACATGCCGCTTTGAGGGCCTGAAGGAGTTCCTGCAGCAAACTGATGATCGCTTCCATGAGATGCATGTGGCGCTGGCCCAGAAGGACCAGGAGATCGCCTTCCTGCGCTCCATGCTGGGCAAGCTCTCGGAGAAGATTGACCAGCTGGAGAAGAGCCTTGAGCTCAAGTTTG ATGTCCTTGATGAGAACCAGAGCAAGCTCAGTGAAGACCTCATGGAGTTCCGGAGGGATGCGTCCATGCTGAAT GATGAGTTGTCTCACATCAATGCACGCCTGAACATGGGTATCCTTGGAT CCTATGACCCTCAGCAAATCTTCAAGTGCAAAGGGACCTTTGTGGGCCACCAGGGCCCTGTCTGGTGTCTCTGTGTCTATTCCATGGGTGACCTACTCTTCAGTGGCTCTTCTGACAAGACGATCAAG GTGTGGGACACGTGTACCACCTACAAGTGCCAAAAGACACTGGAGGGCCATGATGGTATTGTGCTGGCGCTCTGCATCCAAGG GTGCAAACTGTACAGTGGATCTGCAGACTGCACCATCATT GTGTGGGACATCCAGAACCTGCAGAAGGTGAACACCATCCGGGCCCACGACAACCCTGTGTGCACCCTGGTATCCTCCCATAACATGCTCTTCAGTGGCTCTCTGAAGGCCATCAAG GTCTGGGACATCGTGGGCACTGAGCTAAAGTTGAAGAAGGAGCTCACAGGCCTCAACCATTGGGTGCGGGCCCTAGTGGCAGCACAGAGCTATCTGTACAGCGGCTCTTACCAGACAATCAAG ATCTGGGACATTCGGACCCTTGACTGCATCCATGTCCTGCAGACATCTGGCGGCAGTGTCTATTCCATTGCTGTGACGAATCACCACATTGTCTGTGGCACCTATGAGAACCTCATTCAT GTATGGGACATTGAATCCAAAGAGCAGGTGCGGACCCTAACGGGCCATGTGGGCACAGTATATGCCCTGGCAGTCATTTCAACACCAGACCAGACCAAAGTCTTCAGTGCATCCTATGACCGGTCCCTCAGG GTCTGGAGTATGGACAACATGATCTGCACGCAGACGCTGCTGCGCCATCAAGGCAGTGTAACTGCACTGGCTGTTTCCCGGGGCCGGCTCTTCTCAGGGGCAGTGGATAGCACTGTGAAG GTTTGGACATGCTAA